One segment of Anatilimnocola aggregata DNA contains the following:
- a CDS encoding EutN/CcmL family microcompartment protein produces MQLGLVIGTAIATARHSSFKGQKMLIVQPLMADGRTPDADPVIAADVVGAGRGEVVMITSDGKYVREITQDESTPIRWSIIGIQDS; encoded by the coding sequence ATGCAACTCGGCCTCGTCATTGGTACCGCGATCGCAACGGCGAGACACTCGTCGTTCAAAGGGCAGAAAATGCTCATCGTGCAGCCGTTGATGGCCGATGGCCGCACCCCCGACGCTGATCCTGTGATTGCCGCTGATGTAGTCGGCGCTGGTCGCGGAGAAGTCGTCATGATCACCAGCGACGGTAAATACGTCCGCGAAATCACGCAGGATGAATCGACGCCGATTCGCTGGTCGATCATCGGAATTCAAGACAGTTAA
- a CDS encoding phosphoglycerate dehydrogenase, translating into MPRVLITPVVYASGKGPWRDVLDAAGFEVVMAEGDCTLHPPAEFIRQLQGIDCTLASVERYSEPIFAGSKLRAVARVGVGYDAVDVAAATRHNAAVIITPGTNEHSVAEQAIALITAVFRDTCTRDREIRRNLWRRDCPRRLAGNTIGLVGLGRIGRAMTPRCQGLGLKVIAYDPYADAAFAQQRGIELVSFQDLLAQADIVSLHMPCTPETTDIINRRTLALMKQNSVLINTSRGGLVDEDALAEAIASGHLFGAGLDVTKTEPLPHSSPLRQFENVVFAPHLGGIDQTALDAMGKLAAECLVDLAQGRWPQGCIVNDTLREGWRW; encoded by the coding sequence ATGCCACGTGTTCTGATTACTCCTGTCGTCTATGCATCGGGCAAGGGCCCGTGGCGTGACGTTCTCGATGCGGCGGGCTTCGAAGTGGTGATGGCCGAGGGTGATTGCACCTTGCATCCGCCAGCCGAGTTCATTCGCCAGTTGCAAGGGATCGATTGCACGCTGGCCAGTGTCGAACGTTACTCTGAGCCGATCTTCGCCGGCAGCAAGCTCCGCGCGGTGGCTCGGGTTGGTGTTGGTTACGATGCGGTGGATGTTGCGGCAGCCACCAGGCACAACGCGGCCGTCATCATCACGCCCGGCACCAACGAGCACTCAGTTGCCGAGCAGGCGATTGCCCTGATTACGGCCGTCTTTCGCGATACTTGCACACGCGACCGCGAGATCCGCCGCAATCTGTGGCGGCGCGATTGCCCACGACGTTTGGCTGGCAACACCATCGGCCTTGTCGGTCTCGGTCGCATTGGCCGCGCGATGACTCCCCGCTGCCAGGGGCTGGGGCTGAAGGTGATCGCATACGATCCGTACGCCGATGCCGCCTTCGCCCAGCAGCGAGGCATCGAGTTGGTTTCGTTTCAGGATCTGCTGGCCCAGGCCGATATCGTCAGTTTGCACATGCCCTGCACGCCGGAAACGACAGACATCATCAATCGCCGCACCTTGGCGCTGATGAAGCAAAACAGCGTGCTGATTAATACTTCGCGCGGTGGCCTTGTCGACGAAGACGCACTGGCCGAAGCGATCGCCAGCGGGCATTTGTTCGGCGCGGGACTCGACGTCACCAAGACCGAACCGTTGCCGCATTCCAGTCCGCTGCGGCAGTTCGAGAATGTCGTCTTCGCACCGCATCTCGGCGGCATCGATCAAACGGCCCTCGATGCCATGGGCAAGTTGGCGGCCGAGTGCCTGGTCGATCTGGCCCAAGGCCGCTGGCCACAAGGCTGCATCGTGAACGACACGCTACGCGAAGGTTGGCGTTGGTAA
- a CDS encoding glycoside hydrolase family 88 protein: MTHSARSRKQLFQRPLRLESLELRAMMAALPLAETIYLSTDTPGTVTGSDGVSVKVDDSDVLRLDIERSAGGSVLSYRYRLLFDGSDVGLETDDEDIDALAILPDGSLVISTMGRATVPGVTAEDEDLLRFVPAIDGYGSKTMGTWSLYFDGSDVGLTYASSDIDALSIMPDGKLVISTEGLYSVGGVIGYGEDLLQFAPTALGNTTAGKWTQLFDGSKFGLTTTNEKLDAIDMLDATVVQMSTNGPFAVTGAAGDDEDVFNFNLTTKTYESGLRLDGSALGLTAFDIDAIEFRAVGEILPEPTVHVEVLPTLDVSGILAVARAKLASHDAKNTVKTRYAGSASVSATSWSAVGAGDWTAGFYPGLLWQMYEATGDVAWRTKAEAWTAGLESQKNRTSTHDLGFMIHNSFGQGERLTGSESYKAVVLQAAKSLSSRFNTKAGVMRSWDGGGFRVIIDNMMNLEMLFYAAKNGGTTSTGGSAQELYNMAVSHATKTLQNHVRADGSTFHVVNYNTTTGGVTSKSTAQGMNTNSTWSRGQSWAVYGFTMTYRETGDATFLEGARRTADYFIANLPEDYVPAADFQSPYTGLAHKDSSAAAISASALLELSTLETDPARSVKYFEAAVRMLDSLSSPSYFAPPQHPSMLLHGAQKYPGNNSSLIYGDYYYVEALLRYAKITNPSST, encoded by the coding sequence ATGACTCACTCTGCACGTTCTCGCAAGCAACTTTTCCAGCGCCCCTTGCGACTCGAATCGTTGGAACTGCGGGCCATGATGGCTGCACTGCCACTTGCGGAAACGATCTATCTTTCGACCGACACTCCCGGCACGGTGACCGGCTCGGACGGCGTGTCCGTAAAAGTGGATGACTCAGACGTGCTGCGGCTCGACATTGAGCGGTCAGCTGGCGGGAGCGTACTTTCGTATCGCTACCGGTTGCTGTTCGATGGCAGCGATGTGGGTCTGGAGACCGACGATGAAGACATCGACGCCCTGGCAATCCTGCCCGATGGAAGCCTGGTAATTTCCACTATGGGTCGCGCAACTGTGCCGGGCGTGACTGCTGAAGACGAAGACCTGCTGCGATTTGTGCCGGCCATTGATGGCTACGGCAGCAAGACGATGGGAACCTGGTCGCTCTATTTCGATGGCAGCGATGTCGGACTGACGTATGCCAGCTCCGATATTGATGCTCTCTCGATCATGCCCGACGGCAAATTGGTCATTTCGACCGAAGGGCTCTACTCCGTTGGCGGCGTGATTGGTTACGGCGAAGACCTCCTTCAATTTGCCCCGACTGCGCTCGGCAACACCACGGCAGGCAAATGGACGCAGCTGTTCGACGGCAGCAAGTTTGGCCTGACGACCACCAACGAGAAACTCGATGCCATCGACATGCTGGACGCGACTGTCGTGCAGATGTCGACGAACGGGCCTTTTGCGGTGACAGGTGCAGCCGGTGACGACGAGGATGTGTTTAATTTCAACCTCACTACCAAGACCTACGAAAGTGGCCTGCGCCTCGATGGAAGTGCACTCGGCCTGACCGCGTTCGATATCGATGCCATCGAGTTCCGCGCAGTCGGCGAAATCCTGCCGGAACCGACGGTGCACGTCGAAGTCCTGCCGACGCTAGATGTTTCCGGTATTCTGGCCGTCGCACGAGCGAAACTTGCTTCGCACGATGCCAAGAACACAGTCAAGACTCGCTATGCCGGCTCGGCCAGTGTTTCGGCTACCAGTTGGAGCGCCGTGGGAGCCGGTGATTGGACTGCAGGCTTCTATCCCGGCCTGTTGTGGCAAATGTACGAGGCGACTGGCGATGTCGCGTGGCGGACAAAAGCCGAAGCGTGGACGGCGGGACTCGAAAGCCAGAAGAATCGGACGAGCACGCACGACTTGGGGTTCATGATCCACAACAGCTTTGGTCAAGGCGAACGCTTGACGGGCAGCGAAAGTTACAAGGCGGTGGTACTGCAGGCTGCCAAGTCGCTCAGCAGTCGATTTAACACGAAGGCCGGAGTAATGCGTTCGTGGGATGGCGGCGGCTTCCGCGTGATCATCGACAACATGATGAACCTGGAAATGTTGTTCTATGCCGCAAAAAATGGCGGCACCACTTCCACGGGTGGATCAGCGCAAGAGCTGTACAACATGGCCGTCAGCCACGCGACGAAGACACTGCAAAATCACGTGCGCGCGGATGGCAGCACTTTTCACGTCGTCAATTACAACACGACCACCGGGGGCGTCACCTCGAAGTCGACCGCCCAAGGGATGAACACCAATTCCACCTGGTCGCGCGGACAGTCTTGGGCCGTGTATGGCTTCACCATGACGTATCGCGAGACCGGCGATGCGACGTTCCTCGAAGGTGCGCGCCGCACCGCCGACTACTTCATTGCCAATTTGCCGGAAGATTATGTCCCGGCAGCTGACTTTCAGTCGCCGTATACGGGTCTCGCTCACAAAGATTCGTCAGCTGCGGCGATCTCTGCCTCGGCACTGCTGGAACTATCGACGCTCGAAACCGATCCGGCCCGCAGCGTGAAATATTTTGAGGCCGCCGTGCGCATGCTCGACTCGCTCTCTTCGCCCAGCTACTTTGCTCCACCACAACATCCTTCAATGTTGTTGCACGGGGCCCAGAAGTATCCCGGCAATAACAGCAGCTTGATCTATGGCGACTACTACTATGTAGAAGCGCTGTTGCGATATGCGAAGATCACCAATCCGTCGAGCACGTAA
- a CDS encoding EutN/CcmL family microcompartment protein, translating to MRIAKVVGTVTMSTQHPTMQGARLRLIVPLSLAELRDGIDPQADEIVAWDELGAGIGSLVAISEGAEAAQPFRPNYKPIDVYISAILDQVDIDQKLLR from the coding sequence ATGCGCATCGCCAAAGTTGTGGGCACCGTCACCATGAGTACTCAGCATCCCACGATGCAAGGCGCTCGGTTGCGGCTGATTGTTCCGCTGTCGCTCGCTGAACTTCGTGATGGCATTGATCCGCAGGCCGACGAAATCGTCGCCTGGGACGAACTCGGCGCCGGGATCGGCAGCCTGGTCGCAATCAGCGAAGGTGCTGAAGCGGCCCAACCATTCCGCCCCAACTACAAACCGATCGACGTCTATATTTCTGCGATTCTCGACCAGGTCGATATCGATCAAAAACTGCTCCGCTAA
- a CDS encoding lactate/malate dehydrogenase family protein, producing the protein MKVSIIGGGGLVGSSAGFALQCGGVVSEIALLDVNAELASGQALDMLHGAPSVADQVITSGGYEHIPSSDIICITAGLRRKPDESRLDLINRNTDLFVGILNEVIKAGVKKDAIVVVVSNPVDILTYVAADRLGLPLSQVIGLGTQLDTIRFRSLIAQQMKASPTQVQALILGEHGDSMVPIWSSACIANLPLEKFPGWSPKLADELFTRTKGSGAEVIKKKTGAGFAVGIAIRDVIHSIVLDQQRILPVSSVQEGCYDIRDVALSVPTVVGRKGVVARHQIELWPKEVQLLRKSGLVLRQTLETVLARIGRQKK; encoded by the coding sequence ATGAAAGTTTCCATCATTGGCGGCGGCGGTTTGGTTGGCTCGAGCGCGGGCTTTGCGCTGCAATGCGGCGGCGTCGTCAGCGAGATCGCACTCCTCGACGTGAACGCGGAACTGGCGAGTGGCCAGGCCCTCGACATGCTGCACGGCGCGCCAAGCGTGGCCGATCAAGTCATTACCTCGGGCGGCTACGAGCACATTCCGAGTTCCGACATCATCTGCATCACGGCAGGTCTGCGTCGCAAGCCCGATGAAAGCCGCCTCGATCTGATCAATCGCAACACCGATCTGTTTGTCGGCATTCTCAACGAAGTGATCAAGGCCGGCGTCAAGAAGGATGCAATTGTCGTTGTGGTGTCGAACCCAGTCGACATTCTCACCTATGTCGCTGCCGATCGTCTGGGCCTGCCGCTGAGCCAGGTGATTGGTCTCGGCACGCAGCTCGATACCATTCGCTTCCGCAGCTTGATCGCGCAGCAAATGAAGGCCTCGCCGACGCAAGTCCAGGCGCTCATCCTCGGTGAGCACGGCGATAGCATGGTGCCAATCTGGTCGAGCGCTTGCATCGCGAATCTTCCACTGGAGAAGTTTCCGGGCTGGAGTCCCAAGCTGGCCGACGAGCTCTTCACGCGCACCAAGGGCTCGGGCGCGGAAGTGATCAAGAAGAAGACCGGGGCCGGTTTTGCCGTGGGCATCGCCATCCGCGACGTGATTCATTCGATCGTGCTCGATCAGCAACGCATTCTGCCGGTGAGCAGCGTGCAAGAAGGTTGCTACGACATTCGCGATGTCGCCCTCAGCGTACCGACTGTGGTTGGCCGCAAGGGTGTGGTCGCTCGCCACCAGATCGAACTCTGGCCGAAGGAAGTTCAACTCCTGCGCAAGAGCGGGCTAGTTCTGCGTCAAACATTGGAAACTGTCCTGGCCCGAATTGGCCGGCAGAAGAAATAG
- a CDS encoding alkaline phosphatase family protein, producing the protein MFRRLLVLAIVLLVPACASAAEKVKKVLYIGIDGTRFDAVEKAETPQLHALLKEGIHSPSCLILGDRYQKNDTVSGPGWSTILTGVWADKHGVHDNQFKDSKYTDFPHFFARLKEVRPAARTVSHVTWKPVHEKITSAADVSVNYEEKAHGVLDYDRYDNAAVAAGVQELAEGNPDVLFVYIGQVDVAGHAHGFHPTVPEYISAIERADKLVGQLVAAMKARQTYAAEDWLVVVTSDHGGKGKGHGSGHKIPEILSSFLIVSGPAAERGTFAEQVYLVDAPVTVLAHLGATPKDEWKLDGKPVGLK; encoded by the coding sequence ATGTTTCGTCGTCTATTGGTCCTTGCCATTGTCTTGCTGGTTCCTGCCTGTGCCTCCGCTGCCGAGAAAGTAAAAAAAGTCCTCTACATCGGCATCGATGGCACCCGCTTCGATGCAGTCGAGAAGGCCGAAACGCCGCAGTTGCACGCGCTCCTGAAAGAGGGCATTCATTCGCCCAGTTGCCTGATTCTCGGCGATCGCTATCAAAAGAACGATACCGTCAGCGGGCCGGGGTGGTCGACCATTCTCACCGGCGTGTGGGCCGATAAACATGGCGTACACGACAATCAATTCAAAGACAGCAAGTACACCGACTTCCCTCACTTCTTCGCCCGCCTCAAGGAAGTTCGCCCCGCTGCCCGCACCGTGTCGCACGTCACCTGGAAACCCGTGCATGAGAAGATCACTTCGGCTGCCGACGTTTCGGTCAATTACGAAGAGAAGGCGCACGGCGTGCTCGATTACGACCGTTACGACAACGCAGCGGTGGCGGCCGGTGTGCAGGAACTGGCCGAAGGCAATCCGGATGTGCTGTTCGTGTATATCGGCCAGGTAGACGTTGCCGGGCACGCGCATGGCTTTCATCCCACCGTGCCGGAGTACATTTCCGCAATCGAACGGGCCGACAAATTGGTGGGCCAGTTGGTCGCGGCCATGAAGGCCCGCCAGACCTATGCGGCCGAAGACTGGCTAGTGGTCGTCACCAGCGACCACGGTGGCAAAGGCAAGGGGCATGGCAGCGGCCATAAAATTCCCGAGATCCTCAGCAGCTTTCTGATCGTCAGTGGTCCCGCTGCAGAGCGTGGCACCTTTGCCGAGCAGGTCTATCTGGTCGATGCACCGGTTACGGTACTGGCCCACCTCGGCGCAACACCGAAGGACGAATGGAAACTTGACGGCAAGCCGGTGGGCTTGAAATAG
- a CDS encoding class II aldolase/adducin family protein gives MLNHHKIKQDICEIGRRLYNKGFAAANDGNITVRVGENEVLCTPTMHSKGFLKPDDISLVDMTGKQLSGRKKRSSEALLHLEIYKQRPDVKSVVHCHPPHATAFAIAREPIPQCVLPEVEVFLGDVPITTYETPGGQAFADTVLPFVSKTNVIILANHGTVSYGVDVEQAYWWTEILDAYCRMLMLAKSLGRVNYFDETKERELLDLKQKWGWSDPRNTPEYKNCDICANDIFRDSWKQSGVERKAFEAPPAMGPSVAAAVKKEVAAAPAGGDQEALIKMITERVMEALAAGK, from the coding sequence ATGCTCAATCATCACAAAATCAAGCAGGACATCTGCGAGATCGGACGCCGCCTGTACAACAAGGGCTTTGCCGCCGCCAACGACGGCAACATCACGGTTCGCGTGGGCGAGAACGAAGTTCTTTGCACGCCGACCATGCACAGCAAGGGCTTCCTCAAGCCGGACGATATCTCGCTGGTCGATATGACCGGCAAGCAACTCTCCGGTCGCAAGAAGCGTTCGAGCGAAGCGCTGTTGCACCTCGAAATTTACAAGCAGCGGCCCGACGTAAAGAGCGTCGTCCACTGCCATCCGCCACACGCCACCGCGTTCGCCATCGCCCGCGAACCGATTCCGCAGTGCGTGCTGCCCGAAGTCGAAGTGTTCCTCGGCGATGTGCCGATCACCACTTACGAAACTCCCGGCGGTCAGGCCTTCGCCGATACCGTGCTGCCGTTCGTCAGCAAGACGAACGTCATCATCCTCGCCAACCACGGCACGGTCAGTTACGGAGTCGATGTCGAGCAGGCCTATTGGTGGACCGAAATCCTCGACGCGTATTGCCGCATGCTCATGCTGGCCAAGAGCCTGGGCCGTGTGAACTACTTCGACGAGACGAAGGAACGCGAACTGCTAGACCTGAAGCAGAAGTGGGGCTGGTCCGATCCGCGCAATACGCCCGAGTACAAAAACTGCGACATCTGCGCCAACGACATCTTCCGCGACAGTTGGAAGCAATCGGGCGTCGAGCGGAAGGCCTTTGAAGCTCCGCCGGCAATGGGTCCAAGCGTCGCCGCAGCCGTGAAAAAAGAAGTCGCTGCTGCTCCTGCCGGCGGCGATCAAGAGGCGCTGATCAAGATGATTACCGAACGCGTGATGGAAGCGCTGGCGGCCGGAAAGTAG
- a CDS encoding macro domain-containing protein yields the protein MTKWQIIHGDLLDVAADGLLCSANPSLNLSGGVGGAFSLRYGPSMQTLLHEYLRDRGLRNVPTGTAVVMPGCGSPFRAVAQAVAIDVFYGTSSEVILQTYSAATLALAAAGCRSIAAACLGCGYGRCPAEEFLKSVRALIANPIDNVDDMTLATTNESLADSLRHLISAC from the coding sequence ATGACGAAATGGCAAATCATCCACGGCGACCTTCTCGATGTCGCCGCAGACGGCCTGTTGTGCTCCGCGAATCCGAGTCTCAACCTTTCGGGTGGAGTGGGAGGAGCATTCTCACTCCGCTACGGACCTTCGATGCAGACTCTTCTGCACGAGTATCTGCGCGATCGCGGCCTGCGCAATGTGCCAACTGGTACTGCAGTAGTAATGCCGGGCTGTGGTTCGCCTTTTCGAGCGGTAGCTCAAGCGGTGGCAATTGACGTCTTCTATGGCACAAGCTCCGAAGTGATTTTGCAAACGTATTCTGCCGCAACACTCGCCTTGGCCGCAGCTGGCTGCCGTTCAATCGCTGCCGCATGTCTAGGTTGTGGCTATGGTCGGTGCCCCGCAGAAGAATTCCTGAAATCTGTTCGCGCCTTGATTGCCAATCCGATCGACAATGTCGACGATATGACTCTTGCGACCACCAACGAATCATTAGCCGATTCTCTCCGACATCTGATCTCTGCTTGCTGA